The Primulina huaijiensis isolate GDHJ02 chromosome 12, ASM1229523v2, whole genome shotgun sequence genome has a window encoding:
- the LOC140990761 gene encoding uncharacterized protein produces MEEGKHLMQQQQQQQQLLLQQIQRRNEAVARFPSNIDAHLRPQQAVLHQRPPPQIPNHPSPNPNPIPNPNVNAAAAASTNSNTPQHFKASLQLSYQDAWRVCHPDYSRPFSSLEDACHRLLPYHVVADYEAEEDDKILDSDSTGQVLSRSQQWDHNIAAKVAEFTTTFEKQVLAFNMIYRKRGLGEFRTEEKLMMEQFLLNEEKQALFELKAKMDSSRQKVSRETHEANMRMAAMVQMEQARAESQAHAEMMARPPIRASTIGSRGGNISSLGPDISGGQDQDDMINEDDKEPSEDFLNDDETENGDTSMQSEWHGEGKLDLNAR; encoded by the exons ATGGAAGAGGGGAAGCATTTgatgcagcagcagcaacagcagcagcagcttCTGCTGCAGCAGATCCAGCGGCGGAACGAAGCCGTCGCTCGCTTTCCTTCCAATATCGACGCCCATCTCCGCCCGCAGCAGGCTGTGCTTCACCAACGTCCACCTCCACAGATCCCTAATCATCCGAGCCCTAACCCTAACCCTATCCCTAACCCTAACGTgaatgctgctgctgctgcatctACGAATTCTAACACACCCCAGCATTTCAAGGCATCTCTGCAGCTGTCTTATCAGGACGCCTGGAGAGTCTGTCATCCCGATTACAGCCGGCCTTTCTCATCCCTCGAGGACGCGTGCCACAG GCTATTACCATACCATGTGGTGGCTGACTATGAAGCAGAGGAAGATGACAAGATACTAGATTCAGACAGTACCGGTCAAGTACTTTCCCGTTCTCAGCAATGGGACCATAATATCGCTGCCAAAGTTGCGGAGTTCACCACCACATTTGAGAAACAAGTCCTTGCATTCAACATGATTTACCGTAAGCGTGGTCTTGGGGAGTTTCGGACTGAGGAGAAGTTGATGATGGAACAATTTCTTTTGAATGAAGAGAAGCAAGCATTATTCGAATTGAAGGCCAAAATGGATTCTTCTAGACAAAAAGTCAGTCGAGAAACTCATGAGGCCAATATGCGAATGGCTGCCATGGTTCAAATGGAGCAAGCTCGTGCAGAATCGCAGGCTCATGCTGAGATGATGGCACGACCCCCAATTCGAGCAAGTACTATTGGCAGTCGAGGTGGTAATATCTCATCACTCGGCCCTGACATTAGTGGTGGGCAGGATCAGGACGACATGATCAATGAAGATGATAAGGAGCCGTCTGAGGACTTCTTGAATGATGACGAAACCGAAAATGGAGACACATCGATGCAAAGCGAGTGGCATGGGGAAGGTAAGTTAGATTTGAATGCAAGATAA